The nucleotide sequence AAACACAGCCACAGCACTTCCCCGCTGCAGGGAaggaaaactgaggcagggGTTTAGAAACCAGCTCCTACATGGGAGCATGAGGCTGCTCCAGCACCGGCCTCACTGGGGCTCTTAGGGGTCTCatgcaggagcaggagaaaccaggctctgctcttcagagGAGCGGGCCTCAGCTTCCCCCAAGAGCTCAAACACTGTTGCCTACACACATTTCACAGCACACATTGGCGGAGCACAGTCACCAGCCAGCATTTCACTTGCTCAACATAACTCAAGCCTCCATCCTCACTCACTTGTATTTCCCTAGTACATAGCATTCAGAGCGCTACATTTACAGCAACATCCAAAACCAGAgtggaataaagaaaacaacaagCAGAACACACCCCTGCAGCAACAACGCTCTTGCCCTCACACAGTGCCAGGGCACCGACCACCCAGGGCTGTGCTTGGGGTGAACCAAcactacccccccccccaaccctcaCTACAGACCAGGACCTACCTGCACACTGCTCCTACCACCActactgctgctgttgctgccacTATCCAACCTGGcttattccccccccccgcccttttAGGTCCTCAGGTCCAGGTGCAGTGCAGCTCATTAACATCCCTCCCACAAGTAATCATGCTCAGGTGGAAACTCTTTTAGGCCTGCAGACCCAGGTGCAATGAGGTTCATCATCTCCCCACGTACAAACACACTCAGGCGATAGCTTTTGTTTTGCCTATATATAAAAGCACTTGCTGTGAAATGTTTTGTGTGTGCGCAGAGAAGGCATCAGGTTGTAGGGCTGCAaacttttctttgtgctttttatttttatgaaaaagcaCTTAGTGCAGGggtacaaatattttttagatgTGTGCAGAAATACTCAGAGCATGCAAGGTCTTTCTGTTTACATGCCAACGCACTGTAAAGGTGTAAAGCCTATTGAGCACGCATGCAGAAACAATCGGTGTGAGGCTGCAAAACCCTTTTCACGTAAATGTGCACAAAAGAACTCAGTGAAGGGCCgcaaactttttttccatgtggTCATGCAGACACAGCATAGGGGTGCAAACTCTTTTTGGCAAGTGTGCAGGCATACCAAAGGCAAGGGTGCATCTACGCGCATCTACAGGAGCACTTAGTGCAAGGTACAAACTTCTTTTGGCAGCGGTGCAAATACATTCAGCATATGTATgcaaaggttttgtttgttttgtatgcATGCAAAGAAAACCAATGTGACTCAGTAACTCAGGTACAAGTTGTGGTGGgttagatttttctctttttttttttgggggggggggggaagcaagcGCCAGCACGTTcgggcggcccccgccggcaGGTGCACGTCGTTTGCCGTTCATCGCCGGCGCTGGCAGCAGGCGGCGGTAGCGGAGCGCAGACAAATTAGCGGCAGCTCTGGGCCGCTCTCCTCCGCGGGGGCGGAGCAGGAAGCAGCGCAGGAagcggcagcggcgccgggacggcggcggcagcggccgggcgggggctggggggtgTCGTGCGGCCGGTGCCCGCTGCGACGCGCCGTAGTGTTGGCGGTGGCGGGGTCCGCGTGGGCGCTCGGGGCGTGGCGTGGCGCGACCGGTCCCTGCCGGGACGCGCCGTGGTGCGCGGCATAGCGGGGTGCGCGGTGGGTGCTCGCCAGGACACGCTGTGGTGGGCAGCGGCGGCACGGTGTAGCGGGGTGCGCGGTGGGGCACTCGGGCGTGGTGCGCGGTGGCAGCGCGGTGTAGTGGGGCTCTCGGGCGTGGGGCGCGGTGTAGTGGGGTGCGCGGTGGCGCGCTCGGGGGCGGTGCGCGGTGGCTGCGCGGTGTAGTGGGGTGCGCGGTGGCAGCGCGGTATAGTGGGGTGCGCGGTGGTGCGCTCGGGGGCGGTGCGCGGCCGGCGCCCGCTCGGGGGCGCCGTGGTGCGCGGCGGGCGTTCGCTCGGGGGCGCCGTGGTGGGCGCTCGGGGGTGGGGCGCGGCCGGCGCGCGCTAGGGGGCGCCGTggtgcgcggcggcgcggcccgtgTGGCGGCGGCGCGGTTCTGCCCGCCGATGCCCGGGGcggcgagcgggcggcggggcggcccgcgggggctgctggcgctgggggccgtgctgggctggCTGGCGGCGCTGCACCTGCTGCTCGACctctgggtgctggggctgctgtGCGGGGCGCTGGCGGCACTGGGCGGCTGGCTGGGGCCCCGCGCGctggccggcggcgggcgccggctgCGCCTGGAGCGCTTCgtggccctgcagcccccgccCCGCTGCGCCGAGGCCGAGCGGCAGCTGGAGCGGGAGATCGCTGCCACCATCCGCAAGGTCGTCCGCGACTTCGTCTCCTCCTGGTACCGCGCCGTCAGCGGCGGCCGGGCCTTCGAGGCCGAGGTGGAGAAGGCCATGGCGGGCCTGGCGGCCGAGCTCAAGCGGCGGATGGAGCGGGTGGACCGCCGGGCCCTGGCCCGCCgcctgctcctgctctgtggCCACCACCTGCAGAGCTACCTGGGGGCCCGGCAGGTGCTGCGGGGCGCCACCGAGGGCGGCCCCCAGCTGTGGCGGGAGTACGAGCGGCTGGCGGGCCCGCACCCGGCCCTCCGCAGCCCTGCGGCCGAGGTGGGCTACGCCCGGGCGGCCACCGAGCGGCTGCTGCGGGCCCTGGTGCCCCGGCCCCACCTGGAGACACGGACGGGCCGCTTCGTGGTGGTGGAGCTGGTCACCTGCAACGTCCTCCTGCCCGCCCTCCGGAAGATGTCTGACCCCGACTGGATCAACCTGCTGCTGGTGGCGGCTTTCTCCAAGGCGGGCGGCAAAGCCGGGAAGCAACGCCGGGCCGGGGAGCCGCCTGCCCCGCAGCGCGATTCCTCATCTTTTGGGCAGGGTGTCCCCGACGGGCCGCCTCCCTCCCCGTGGGTCCCTGAGctcccccggggccgggcgggggaCGCCTGCGAGCACGGCACTCCacagaagaagaaggaggaagaggagggcaagGACCTGGCAAGCGCGGACGGGAGGAAGGGCGGTGGCATGGCCGCACGGCCCCCTGTGCTGGGCTCCCTCTTCCCTTGCGAGGACTCGGCGCCGCCATCCCCCGCCGCCGAGCTGGATGTGGACGCGGAGCCACCAGCGCCCGCGTCGGCGGAGGAGGTCCTCGCCGACCTGCCGCAGGACGCCCTCACGGTGCTGGAGGCGCCAGGCAGCTCGGAGGATGGGAACCCGGACGAGGGCACGGCCCCcagcctgcctccctcctccgCTACCACGCGGGGCCTCTGCCCTAACATTCGTGTTGACCTAGCGGCGGGGAAGGAGGACGAGGGCTCGGCCTTCCTCGCTGCCCGCCCCGCTGTCCCCAGGAAGATCTTCTCGCAGAGGCCCTCCTGCCTGGGGAAGGAGCTGGGGGCCTCGGAGATGCCAGCACAGAGCCCCCTGGACCCCCTgctcccctcttcccccacaGCTTCTGTCAACACCTTCAGCTTTGAGCCCCTCAGCAGCCCCGAGGGGCCGGTGGTCATCCAGAACCTGCGGATAACTGGTACCATCACTGCCAGAGAGCACAGTGGGACCGGCTTCCACCCCTACACCCTCTACACCATCAAGGTAAATCCTCCCCGCCTTGTCGGGCAGTTGTGGGCTAGGGAGCATGGGTTGGTGCTTAGAAATGAGgatttctctgtgctgtgtgtatggcttggcttttttttttttttttggtggctgGCAGTGGGGAAACCTTGTTTGAGATGGTTTCCACCATGGGATTTCAGGTACAGGATAGTGGTTCCCTCTTGACTGAGGGCTGTGTGGGGTTGGCTGCATCCCTTCCTCTGTGAAGGACTCCTGTGCTGTGCAGTCCCCCGTCCTTAGGAAAGGATCAATCTGAGAGATGCCCTGAGTTTGCTGGATGGGACTGCTGTGGGGTCTGGGGATTGTGGGGCTGATGTGAACCACAGCGTGTCAGGATCGTTTTGGAGTATGTAAGGACTAATAACTCATCTCTTTCTCCTCAGTATGAGACGGCACTGGAGGGTGAGGGTGCTGGCAGCCTTCAGCAAATGGCCTACCACACCGTGAACCGCCGTTACCGGGAGTTCCTGAACCTCCAGACCAGActggaggagaaagcagagctCCGCAAGTTCCTGAAAAGTTAGTGTTTGAATagcttttctgcaaaagaaCTCCTTTCTCTCCTTAATGCAGCCTGTGCCTGTTTCTGTTGCTTGCTTTAATAGGTATCCTCATACAGAAGTATGAGTCCTCTGGATGTAGAGGGACCTGGATACAGTGAGCTAAAAGAAAGCTTTGCCCTTCATGGGAAGGAGGAACGGGATTAAGGATTTCCTGTTCTTGAAGTatcctgccctgcctctgcagGCCTGGATGCTGGGCTGTTTGTGCTGGTGTTCGTGTCGCTGCTGTTTTGGACTGAGATGGCTAGAGGAAGAATTTCTCATGAGCAGCAAAATTTTAGTGCTTCAAAACTTATCCTGGCTCCCATTCAGATTGCAAagtttgcttttgcagttttgtAGCTTTACCAGTGAACAAAAAACCAGAACACTTTTATTCGCAATTGTTTAGTTTGCGTACGAGTAGAATAAGAAGTGTGGAACAtaagtgttttcttaaaaaaggaaaccGATGATTCTTCTAATACTCCTGTGTAAGTCATTGGATTTTGTATCTAAATccgaagattttttttttgatagatcTGCTTTTTGGGATGGAAGATAGTTTTAGTGAAAACTTTGGGGCTATTTGTCTGAATGCTGTGGAGTCTGTgctggtgtgttttttttcaagtttgatTATGGGTATATTTCATTTGAAGATATCAAAGGCCCAAAGAAACTGTTCCCGGATCTCCCATTTGGAAATATGGACAGCGATAAGGTGGAAGCCAGAAAAAGTCTCCTAGAGTCTTTTTTGAAGGTGAGATACCTGTTGATTTACCTGTGTGGCAGCCGCCACCTCCTCTGGCGGCTGACTTGAGTCTTCGAGCTCCTTTCCTTAGGTGGAGTGGTCAGATCAATGCTGATCAGTTAGAACTGAGGACTTAGAGCTGGGCTCTTGTGCTgactgctgttgtttttattaaactctaatctttcaaaaatttttaacaGCTGCTGGActgatttttttagttttttattttattttttttttttttactattactggagaaaatgcaaatacaaaataccTGCTTCCCCCCCACACTGTCTTTATTTGTTCCATGTGGGTATATAACAGCCCTGTTTTGTGTAAGAGAGGAGGGGCAGTGTGAAGACATGCTACAGCAGATGCCATTTCATGGCCTGTGGGCCTGCATGAGAGCTCCTGGGTAGACAGAACTTTTGGAGATTGTAGCATATTGTTGAGGATCAGAAATCTGTGGCAGGCAACAGAGATAGCATAGAAgtagtttttatatatatatatgtgtgtgtgcgtatatatatatgcagcaAGGTCATGAGCTGATAGCTATAGCTTTCTGAGAGGTGGCAAGcagtcacatgggacagctCTGTACCCACAGTGGAACACATCAAGTCTTTCATTTGTGCTTTATATAAGCAAACTGAGAAGTTGCCTCAGAAAAGACCTAAAGCTATGTCTTTCCTTGCAGCAATTGTGTGCCGTCCCTGAGATCGCAAACAGCGAGGAGGTGCAGGAGTTCCTCGCCCTGAACACTGATGCCAGGATCGCATTTGTCAAGAAGCCTTTTGTTGTCTCCAGGATAGACAAGGTAGGCAAGCGGGGAATTAGTTATAGGTACCTAAATACTGTATTGCTGGGCTAGAAAGGCAAAAAGCTAGTGAGAGTCAGAACCTGTCCCACAGAGCTTGAGGTTTTTGCTGGAAAATAGGAATGCAAAGTGGGAGAGTGCAGGTCTGGTAACTATTAATTTGTACTCAGACTTCCCCAATAATTgacactgctgtttttttttgcagatagtTGTCAATGCTATTGTGGATACCCTGAAGACTGCGTTCCCCAGGTCCGAGCCCCAGAGCCCCACGGAGGATCTCAGCGAGTCAGAAGTGGATGGAAAGTCTCAGACAGATGGGAAGAAGGCTAACAAGTAAGGGCTGTTCCACAGCTTGCCTCATGCTTTATGCAGAATGTGCACTCTATAAATAAACTGACTCTAACATGGAAGTATTGACCTGGTGCTTTAGATGTGGTGAGTAACACATTGCTGTCATACTTCAGCTgtattgctttctctttcaaaagctGAGGAAGGGTACTCCTATTTAGATACGAGATTTTCCAGGAGcgctctgttttttttttacagcaagCAGTACTGAAGGTTGTTTTGCTTGTGCGTTTCTTTCtgaggcagctgtgaggtggtGGCATTTGCCAGCAAACATGCTGTTGCTCCTGGAGAATTGCTTTCTAGCCTTAAAACATGTGTACGACCTGTATGTGTGGTGAGTCACTGCAAAACGTAGCTGTAAGTTGGATGGCATTGGGCTGCTGTGGAGAACAATTATTCTGTGCATAGCACTTCAGGGCAGA is from Rhea pennata isolate bPtePen1 chromosome 24, bPtePen1.pri, whole genome shotgun sequence and encodes:
- the SNX19 gene encoding sorting nexin-19 produces the protein ALGAVLGWLAALHLLLDLWVLGLLCGALAALGGWLGPRALAGGGRRLRLERFVALQPPPRCAEAERQLEREIAATIRKVVRDFVSSWYRAVSGGRAFEAEVEKAMAGLAAELKRRMERVDRRALARRLLLLCGHHLQSYLGARQVLRGATEGGPQLWREYERLAGPHPALRSPAAEVGYARAATERLLRALVPRPHLETRTGRFVVVELVTCNVLLPALRKMSDPDWINLLLVAAFSKAGGKAGKQRRAGEPPAPQRDSSSFGQGVPDGPPPSPWVPELPRGRAGDACEHGTPQKKKEEEEGKDLASADGRKGGGMAARPPVLGSLFPCEDSAPPSPAAELDVDAEPPAPASAEEVLADLPQDALTVLEAPGSSEDGNPDEGTAPSLPPSSATTRGLCPNIRVDLAAGKEDEGSAFLAARPAVPRKIFSQRPSCLGKELGASEMPAQSPLDPLLPSSPTASVNTFSFEPLSSPEGPVVIQNLRITGTITAREHSGTGFHPYTLYTIKYETALEGEGAGSLQQMAYHTVNRRYREFLNLQTRLEEKAELRKFLKNIKGPKKLFPDLPFGNMDSDKVEARKSLLESFLKQLCAVPEIANSEEVQEFLALNTDARIAFVKKPFVVSRIDKIVVNAIVDTLKTAFPRSEPQSPTEDLSESEVDGKSQTDGKKANKSRLRFPSSKITPVLNAGEAHDRILYSLREGSTVSGTLSLAGMESFIQKQEKLLEAVPSVACEGEGGKEAKEFCMHQETDMPGPSQQEMHLDTGADSETALADLAMDLLRLLLMDHWSWLCTENMQKVFDLLFGTLIERWLEVQVVNLTCTQRWVQYLQLLQESIWPGGVLPAVPKPVRTQEQKKAAAEQALQGLMGLLPEVIQEILGTSKCRLSWNLVLESLGQPVINRHLVFCLLDILLEFLVLKDSSDELETTAIAPSASSSLEKASMSAH